The Neovison vison isolate M4711 chromosome 10, ASM_NN_V1, whole genome shotgun sequence genome has a segment encoding these proteins:
- the DENND4B gene encoding DENN domain-containing protein 4B isoform X1 has product MAADAVSEGGAMAEERPPRLVDYFVVAGLAGNGAPIPEETCVPEPSGPLRAPRPADPITDVAVIARALGEEVPQGYTCIQTSAGGHPLELSAGLLGGTQPVICYRRGRDKPPLVELGVLYEGKERPKPGFQVLDTTPYSHSANLAPPGPGHPRTYLTCRRAAEGAGLHALGITDLCLVLPSKGEGTPHTYCRLARNLNPGMLCVCLLSFLGQWGPAVYLCYKVGLAKANTLVYEAELLGRYPEEDNEAFPLPESVPVFCLPMGATVECWPAQTKYPVPVFSTFVLTGAAGDKVYGAALQFYEAFPRARLSERQARALGLLSAVERGRPLGGRAVRSRRAIAVLSRWPAFPAFRAFLTFLYRYSVSGPHRLPLEAHISHFIHNVPFPSPQRPRILVQMSPYDNLLLCQPVSSPLPLSGASFLQLLQSLGPELAVTLLLAVLTERKLLVHSLRPDLLTSVCEALVSMTFPLHWQCPYIPLCPLVLADVLSAPVPFIVGIHSSYFDLHDPPADVVCVDLDTNTLFPTEEKKPLSPRTLPRKPYKVLLATLTSLHQQLDQTYTGPEEEASLEFLLTDYEAVCGRRARLEREVQGAFLRFMACLLKGYRDFLRPLTQAPSEGARDVDNLFFLQGFLRSRERASHKLYCQLLRTQMFSQFIEECSFGSARHAALEFFDSCVDKVHPEQEKPEPTPLVELEELSGSELTVFITPPEEPPAPEGGEPPPQYCYDGFPELRPELFESPREQPGALPVPGPARSAPSSPAPRRTKQEMKVAQRTAQKSAAVPELWARCLLGHCYGLWFLCLPAYVRSAPSRVQALHTAYHVLRQMESRKVVLPDEVCYRVLMQLCSHYGQPVLSVRVMLEMRRAGVVPNTITYGYYNKAVLESKWLSGTPGGRLRWAKLRNVVLGAAQFRQPLRERRQRRQQQQQEQEAAAQEAGSGQTEPCLERPSPTRPLQRQTTWAGRSFRDPASPAGRLVKSGSLGSARGAQPTVEAGVAHTIEALGVLEPRGSPVPWRDGSLSDLSLTGEEPAPGGSPEDSGSALSAQSVEALEGLSGRAPKAGGRQEEASTPRRGLGARLQQLLTPSRRSPASRTAPPELPPELPPPARRSPMDSLLRPRERPGSTASESSASLGSEWDLSESSVSSLGLHRSSERLSDTPGSSQPPSLEILLSSCSLCSACDSLVYDEEIMAGWAPDDSNLNTVCPFCACPFVPLLSVQTLDSRPSAPSPKPVPAGASSSKDAPVPGGPGPVLSDRRLCLALDEPQLCNGHTGAASRRVDGGAWAYLSPLVLRKELESLVENEGSEVLALPELPAAHPIIFWNLLWYFQRLRLPSILPCLVLASCDGPPPSQAPPPWLMPDPAAVQVRLLWDVLTPDPSSCPPLYVLWRVHSQIPQRVVWPGPIPAALGLELLEAVLRHVGLNEVHKAVGLLLETLGPPPSGLHLQRGIYREILFLTMAALGKDHVDIGAFDKKYKSAFNKLASSMGKEELRQRRAQMPTPKAIDCRKCFGAPLEC; this is encoded by the exons ATGGCGGCAG ATGCCGTGAGCGAGGGGGGGGCCATGGCGGAGGAGAGGCCCCCCCGGCTGGTGGACTACTTCGTGGTAGCTGGGCTTGCAGGGAACGGAGCACCCATCCCGGAGGAGACGTGTGTCCCCGAACCTAGTGGGCCCCTGCGTGCTCCCCGGCCAGCCGATCCCATCACGGACGTGGCAGTCATTGCCAGGGCGCTGGGCGAGGAGGTGCCACAGGGCTACACCTGCATCCAGACCTCGGCGGGGGGCCACCCCTTGGAACTCAGTGCTGGCCTCCTGGGGGGAACTCAGCCGGTCATCTGCTACCGCAGGGGCCGTGACAAGCCCCCCCTCGTTGAGCTGGG GGTCCTGTATGAAGGGAAGGAACGACCCAAGCCTGGCTTCCAGGTGCTGGACACGACCCCCTATAGCCACTCGGCCAACCTGGCCCCTCCCGGCCCTGGGCACCCCCGCACCTACCTCACTTGCCGGCGGGCAGCAGAGGGGGCGGGGCTCCATGCCCTGGGCATCACTGACCTCTGCCTGGTGCTGCCCAGCAAGGGCGAGGGCACGCCTCATACTTACTGCCGACTGGCCCGCAACCTCAACCCTGGCATG CTATGTGTCTGTCTCTTGTCGTTTCTGGGACAGTGGGGCCCAGCGGTCTACCTGTGCTACAAGGTGGGCCTGGCCAAGGCCAACACGCTGGTATACGAGGCAG AGCTGCTGGGTCGCTACCCAGAGGAGGACAACGAGGCGTTCCCACTGCCCGAGTCCGTGCCCgtcttctgcctgcccatggGAGCCACTGTTGAGTGCTGGCCTGCCCAGACCAAGTACCCCGTGCCCGTCTTCTCCACCTTCGTGCTCACGGGCGCGGCGGGTGACAAG GTGTACGGCGCCGCCCTGCAGTTCTACGAGGCCTTCCCGAGGGCCCGGCTGTCCGAGCGCCAGGCGCGGGCCCTGGGCCTGCTGAGCGCCGTGGAGCGAGGCCGGCCGCTGGGGGGCCGGGCGGTGCGCAGCCGCCGCGCCATCGCCGTGCTGTCCCGCTGGCCCGCCTTCCCCGCCTTCCGCGCCTTCCTCACCTTCCTCTACCGCTACTCCGTCTCGGGCCCCCACCGCCTGCCCCTGGAAGC GCACATCTCTCACTTCATTCACAACgtgcccttcccttccccacagaGACCCCGCATCCTGGTGCAG ATGTCGCCCTATGACAACCTGCTCCTCTGCCAGCCGGTGtcctcacccctgcccctcaG CGGGGCGAGCTTCCTGCAGCTGCTGCAAAGCCTGGGCCCTGAGCTGGCCGTCACGCTGCTGCTGGCCGTGCTCACGGAGCGCAAGCTGCTGGTCCATTCGCTGCGGCCAGACCTGCTCACCAGCGTCTGCGAGGCCCTGGTCTCC ATGACCTTCCCGCTGCACTGGCAGTGCCCCTACATCCCGCTGTGCCCGCTGGTGCTGGCAGATGTGCTGAGCGCCCCCGTGCCCTTCATCGTGGGGATCCACTCCAGCTACTTCGACCTGCACGACCCGCCTGCCGACGTCGTCTGTGTGGATCTTGACACCAACACGCTCTTCCC GACCGAGGAGAAGAAGCCCCTGTCCCCTCGGACCCTGCCCCGCAAGCCCTACAAGGTTCTGCTGGCCACCCTGACGAGCCTGCACCAGCAGCTGGACCAGA CATACACTGGGCCTGAGGAGGAGGCGTCCCTGGAGTTCCTGCTGACGGACTATGAGGCGGTGTGCGGGCGCCGGGCGCGGCTGGAGCGTGAGGTCCAGGGAGCCTTCCTCCGCTTCATGGCCTGTCTGCTCAAGGGCTACCGGGACTTCCTGCGCCCGCTCACCCAGGCCCCCTCCGAGGGGGCTCGGGATGTTGACAACCTCTTCTTCCTGCAGG GCTTCCTCAGATCCCGGGAGCGCGCCAGCCACAAGCTGTACTGCCAGCTGCTGCGCACACAGATGTTCTCGCAGTTCATCGAGGAGTGCTCCTTTGGCTCCGCTCGGCACGCCGCCCTCGAGTTCTTCGACTCTTGTGTCGACAAG GTCCACCCGGAGCAGGAGAAGCCTGAGCCGACGCCCTTGGTGGAGCTGGAGGAGCTGTCAGGGAGTGAGCTGACGGTCTTCATCACGCCCCCCGAGGAGCCTCCAGCACCAGAGGGCGGCGAACCGCCCCCCCAGTACTG CTACGACGGGTTCCCAGAGCTGCGGCCTGAGCTGTTCGAATCCCCGCGGGAGCAGCCTGGGGCGCTGCCCGTGCCCGGCCCGGCCCGTAGCGCGCCCAGCAGCCCTGCCCCTCGCCGGACCAAACAG GAGATGAAGGTGGCCCAGCGGACGGCGCAGAAGTCCGCAGCCGTGCCGGAGCTGTGGGCCCGGTGCCTGCTGGGACACTGCTACGGGCTGTGGTTCCTGTGTCTGCCGGCCTACGTCCGCTCGGCGCCCTCCCGCGTACAGGCCCTGCACACGGCCTACCACGTGCTGCGCCAGATGGAGAGCCGCAAGGTGGTGCTGCCTGATGAG GTGTGTTACCGGGTGCTGATGCAGCTGTGCTCCCATTACGGGCAGCCTGTGCTGTCCGTGCGCGTCATGCTGGAGATGCGGCGGGCGGGTGTCGTGCCCAACACCATCACCTACGGCTACTACAACAAG GCCGTGCTGGAAAGCAAGTGGCTGTCGGGTACACCCGGTGGGCGCCTGCGCTGGGCCAAGCTCCGGAACGTTGTCCTGGGGGCTGCTCAATTCCGCCAGCCCTTGAGAGaacggcggcagcggcggcagcagcagcagcaggaacagGAGGCGGCCGCACAAGAGGCGGGCAGCGGCCAGACAG AGCCCTGCCTGGAACggccctcccccacccgcccACTTCAGCGCCAGACCACCTGGGCCGGTCGAAGCTTCCGGGACCCGGCTTCCCCCGCGGGGCGCCTGGTGAAAAGCGGCAGTCTGGGCAGTGCCCGCGGGGCGCAGCCCACCGTGGAGGCCGGCGTGGCCCACA CGATAGAGGCCTTGGGGGTGCTGGAGCCCCGGGGTTCCCCTGTCCCCTGGCGTGATGGGAGCCTCTCGGACCTGAGCCTGACTGGCGAGGAGCCAGCCCCTGGAGGCAGCCCAGAGGACTCGGGCTCAGCTCTGAGCGCCCAGTCGGTGGAAGCCCTGGAGGGGCTGAGCGGGCGGGCGCCCAAGGCTGGCGGGCGTCAGGAGGAGGCCAGCACCCCGCGACGAGGGCTGGGCGCCCGCCTACAGCAACTGCTCACTCCTTCCCGCCGCTCCCCTGCCTCTCGCACTGCGCCCCCTGAGCTGCCCCCTGAGCTGCCGCCTCCGGCCCGCCGCAGCCCGATGGACAGCCTCCTGCGCCCCCGGGAGCGGCCTGGATCCACTGCGTCCGAG AGCTCGGCCTCTCTGGGCAGCGAGTGGGACCTCTCCGAGTCTTCCGTCAGCAGCCTGGGCCTGCACCGGTCCTCGGAGCGCCTCAGTGACACCCCTGGGTCCTCGCAGCCGCCTTCCCTGGAA ATCCTGCTTTCCAGCTGCTCCTTGTGCAGTGCCTGTGACTCGCTGGTGTACGACGAGGAGATCATGGCCGGCTGGGCGCCCGACGACTCCAACCTCAACACAGTGTGCCCCTTCTGTGCCTGCCCCTTTGTGCCCCTGCTCAGCGTCCAAACCCTTGACTCCcgacccag CGCCCCCAGCCCCAAGCCTGTCCCTGCTGGTGCCAGTAGCAGCAAAGATGCTCCCGTCCCTGGGGGCCCAGGCCCCGTGCTCAGTGACCGCAGGCTCTGCCTTGCCCTGGATGAGCCCCAGCTGTGCAACGGGCACACAGGG GCTGCCTCCCGGCGGGtcgatgggggtgcctgggcataCCTGAGTCCCCTGGTGCTGCGTAAGGAACTGGAGTCGCTGGTGGAAAATGAGGGCAGTGAGGTGCTGGCCTTGCCTGAGCTGCCTGCTGCCCATCCCATCATCTTCTGGAACCTTCTGTGGTATTTCCAGCGGCTGCGGCTGCCCAGTATTCTGCCATGCCTGGTGCTGGCCTCCTGTGATGGCCCCCCACCCTCGCAG GCCCCGCCTCCCTGGCTGATGCCTGACCCAGCGGCTGTGCAGGTGCGGCTGCTGTGGGACGTCCTGACCCCCGATCCCAGCAGCTGCCCCCCTCTCTACGTGCTCTGGAGGGTCCACA gcCAGATCCCGCAGCGGGTGGTATGGCCCGGCCCCATCCCTGCAGCCCTGGGCCTGGAGCTGCTGGAGGCTGTGTTGCGCCACGTGGGTCTCAACGAGGTGCATAAAGCTGTGGGGCTCCTGCTGGAGACTTTAGGACCGCCTCCCAGTGGTCTTCACTTGCAGAG GGGCATCTACCGTGAGATCTTATTCCTGACAATGGCTGCTCTGGGCAAGGACCACGTGGACATTG GGGCCTTCGACAAGAAGTACAAGTCCGCCTTTAACAAGCTGGCCAGCAGCATGGGCAAGGAGGAGCTGAGGCAGCGACGGGCACAGATGCCCACCCCAAAGGCCATTGATTGTCGCAAGTGTTTTGGAGCACCTCTGGAATGCTAG
- the DENND4B gene encoding DENN domain-containing protein 4B isoform X7: MKGRNDPSLASRCWTRPPIATRPTWPLPALGTPAPTSLAGGQQRGRGSMPWASLTSAWCCPARARARLILTADWPATSTLACGAQRSTCATRWAWPRPTRWYTRQVYGAALQFYEAFPRARLSERQARALGLLSAVERGRPLGGRAVRSRRAIAVLSRWPAFPAFRAFLTFLYRYSVSGPHRLPLEAHISHFIHNVPFPSPQRPRILVQMSPYDNLLLCQPVSSPLPLSGASFLQLLQSLGPELAVTLLLAVLTERKLLVHSLRPDLLTSVCEALVSMTFPLHWQCPYIPLCPLVLADVLSAPVPFIVGIHSSYFDLHDPPADVVCVDLDTNTLFPTEEKKPLSPRTLPRKPYKVLLATLTSLHQQLDQTYTGPEEEASLEFLLTDYEAVCGRRARLEREVQGAFLRFMACLLKGYRDFLRPLTQAPSEGARDVDNLFFLQGFLRSRERASHKLYCQLLRTQMFSQFIEECSFGSARHAALEFFDSCVDKVHPEQEKPEPTPLVELEELSGSELTVFITPPEEPPAPEGGEPPPQYCYDGFPELRPELFESPREQPGALPVPGPARSAPSSPAPRRTKQEMKVAQRTAQKSAAVPELWARCLLGHCYGLWFLCLPAYVRSAPSRVQALHTAYHVLRQMESRKVVLPDEVCYRVLMQLCSHYGQPVLSVRVMLEMRRAGVVPNTITYGYYNKAVLESKWLSGTPGGRLRWAKLRNVVLGAAQFRQPLRERRQRRQQQQQEQEAAAQEAGSGQTEPCLERPSPTRPLQRQTTWAGRSFRDPASPAGRLVKSGSLGSARGAQPTVEAGVAHTIEALGVLEPRGSPVPWRDGSLSDLSLTGEEPAPGGSPEDSGSALSAQSVEALEGLSGRAPKAGGRQEEASTPRRGLGARLQQLLTPSRRSPASRTAPPELPPELPPPARRSPMDSLLRPRERPGSTASESSASLGSEWDLSESSVSSLGLHRSSERLSDTPGSSQPPSLEILLSSCSLCSACDSLVYDEEIMAGWAPDDSNLNTVCPFCACPFVPLLSVQTLDSRPSAPSPKPVPAGASSSKDAPVPGGPGPVLSDRRLCLALDEPQLCNGHTGAASRRVDGGAWAYLSPLVLRKELESLVENEGSEVLALPELPAAHPIIFWNLLWYFQRLRLPSILPCLVLASCDGPPPSQAPPPWLMPDPAAVQVRLLWDVLTPDPSSCPPLYVLWRVHSQIPQRVVWPGPIPAALGLELLEAVLRHVGLNEVHKAVGLLLETLGPPPSGLHLQRGIYREILFLTMAALGKDHVDIGAFDKKYKSAFNKLASSMGKEELRQRRAQMPTPKAIDCRKCFGAPLEC; encoded by the exons ATGAAGGGAAGGAACGACCCAAGCCTGGCTTCCAGGTGCTGGACACGACCCCCTATAGCCACTCGGCCAACCTGGCCCCTCCCGGCCCTGGGCACCCCCGCACCTACCTCACTTGCCGGCGGGCAGCAGAGGGGGCGGGGCTCCATGCCCTGGGCATCACTGACCTCTGCCTGGTGCTGCCCAGCAAGGGCGAGGGCACGCCTCATACTTACTGCCGACTGGCCCGCAACCTCAACCCTGGCATG TGGGGCCCAGCGGTCTACCTGTGCTACAAGGTGGGCCTGGCCAAGGCCAACACGCTGGTATACGAGGCAG GTGTACGGCGCCGCCCTGCAGTTCTACGAGGCCTTCCCGAGGGCCCGGCTGTCCGAGCGCCAGGCGCGGGCCCTGGGCCTGCTGAGCGCCGTGGAGCGAGGCCGGCCGCTGGGGGGCCGGGCGGTGCGCAGCCGCCGCGCCATCGCCGTGCTGTCCCGCTGGCCCGCCTTCCCCGCCTTCCGCGCCTTCCTCACCTTCCTCTACCGCTACTCCGTCTCGGGCCCCCACCGCCTGCCCCTGGAAGC GCACATCTCTCACTTCATTCACAACgtgcccttcccttccccacagaGACCCCGCATCCTGGTGCAG ATGTCGCCCTATGACAACCTGCTCCTCTGCCAGCCGGTGtcctcacccctgcccctcaG CGGGGCGAGCTTCCTGCAGCTGCTGCAAAGCCTGGGCCCTGAGCTGGCCGTCACGCTGCTGCTGGCCGTGCTCACGGAGCGCAAGCTGCTGGTCCATTCGCTGCGGCCAGACCTGCTCACCAGCGTCTGCGAGGCCCTGGTCTCC ATGACCTTCCCGCTGCACTGGCAGTGCCCCTACATCCCGCTGTGCCCGCTGGTGCTGGCAGATGTGCTGAGCGCCCCCGTGCCCTTCATCGTGGGGATCCACTCCAGCTACTTCGACCTGCACGACCCGCCTGCCGACGTCGTCTGTGTGGATCTTGACACCAACACGCTCTTCCC GACCGAGGAGAAGAAGCCCCTGTCCCCTCGGACCCTGCCCCGCAAGCCCTACAAGGTTCTGCTGGCCACCCTGACGAGCCTGCACCAGCAGCTGGACCAGA CATACACTGGGCCTGAGGAGGAGGCGTCCCTGGAGTTCCTGCTGACGGACTATGAGGCGGTGTGCGGGCGCCGGGCGCGGCTGGAGCGTGAGGTCCAGGGAGCCTTCCTCCGCTTCATGGCCTGTCTGCTCAAGGGCTACCGGGACTTCCTGCGCCCGCTCACCCAGGCCCCCTCCGAGGGGGCTCGGGATGTTGACAACCTCTTCTTCCTGCAGG GCTTCCTCAGATCCCGGGAGCGCGCCAGCCACAAGCTGTACTGCCAGCTGCTGCGCACACAGATGTTCTCGCAGTTCATCGAGGAGTGCTCCTTTGGCTCCGCTCGGCACGCCGCCCTCGAGTTCTTCGACTCTTGTGTCGACAAG GTCCACCCGGAGCAGGAGAAGCCTGAGCCGACGCCCTTGGTGGAGCTGGAGGAGCTGTCAGGGAGTGAGCTGACGGTCTTCATCACGCCCCCCGAGGAGCCTCCAGCACCAGAGGGCGGCGAACCGCCCCCCCAGTACTG CTACGACGGGTTCCCAGAGCTGCGGCCTGAGCTGTTCGAATCCCCGCGGGAGCAGCCTGGGGCGCTGCCCGTGCCCGGCCCGGCCCGTAGCGCGCCCAGCAGCCCTGCCCCTCGCCGGACCAAACAG GAGATGAAGGTGGCCCAGCGGACGGCGCAGAAGTCCGCAGCCGTGCCGGAGCTGTGGGCCCGGTGCCTGCTGGGACACTGCTACGGGCTGTGGTTCCTGTGTCTGCCGGCCTACGTCCGCTCGGCGCCCTCCCGCGTACAGGCCCTGCACACGGCCTACCACGTGCTGCGCCAGATGGAGAGCCGCAAGGTGGTGCTGCCTGATGAG GTGTGTTACCGGGTGCTGATGCAGCTGTGCTCCCATTACGGGCAGCCTGTGCTGTCCGTGCGCGTCATGCTGGAGATGCGGCGGGCGGGTGTCGTGCCCAACACCATCACCTACGGCTACTACAACAAG GCCGTGCTGGAAAGCAAGTGGCTGTCGGGTACACCCGGTGGGCGCCTGCGCTGGGCCAAGCTCCGGAACGTTGTCCTGGGGGCTGCTCAATTCCGCCAGCCCTTGAGAGaacggcggcagcggcggcagcagcagcagcaggaacagGAGGCGGCCGCACAAGAGGCGGGCAGCGGCCAGACAG AGCCCTGCCTGGAACggccctcccccacccgcccACTTCAGCGCCAGACCACCTGGGCCGGTCGAAGCTTCCGGGACCCGGCTTCCCCCGCGGGGCGCCTGGTGAAAAGCGGCAGTCTGGGCAGTGCCCGCGGGGCGCAGCCCACCGTGGAGGCCGGCGTGGCCCACA CGATAGAGGCCTTGGGGGTGCTGGAGCCCCGGGGTTCCCCTGTCCCCTGGCGTGATGGGAGCCTCTCGGACCTGAGCCTGACTGGCGAGGAGCCAGCCCCTGGAGGCAGCCCAGAGGACTCGGGCTCAGCTCTGAGCGCCCAGTCGGTGGAAGCCCTGGAGGGGCTGAGCGGGCGGGCGCCCAAGGCTGGCGGGCGTCAGGAGGAGGCCAGCACCCCGCGACGAGGGCTGGGCGCCCGCCTACAGCAACTGCTCACTCCTTCCCGCCGCTCCCCTGCCTCTCGCACTGCGCCCCCTGAGCTGCCCCCTGAGCTGCCGCCTCCGGCCCGCCGCAGCCCGATGGACAGCCTCCTGCGCCCCCGGGAGCGGCCTGGATCCACTGCGTCCGAG AGCTCGGCCTCTCTGGGCAGCGAGTGGGACCTCTCCGAGTCTTCCGTCAGCAGCCTGGGCCTGCACCGGTCCTCGGAGCGCCTCAGTGACACCCCTGGGTCCTCGCAGCCGCCTTCCCTGGAA ATCCTGCTTTCCAGCTGCTCCTTGTGCAGTGCCTGTGACTCGCTGGTGTACGACGAGGAGATCATGGCCGGCTGGGCGCCCGACGACTCCAACCTCAACACAGTGTGCCCCTTCTGTGCCTGCCCCTTTGTGCCCCTGCTCAGCGTCCAAACCCTTGACTCCcgacccag CGCCCCCAGCCCCAAGCCTGTCCCTGCTGGTGCCAGTAGCAGCAAAGATGCTCCCGTCCCTGGGGGCCCAGGCCCCGTGCTCAGTGACCGCAGGCTCTGCCTTGCCCTGGATGAGCCCCAGCTGTGCAACGGGCACACAGGG GCTGCCTCCCGGCGGGtcgatgggggtgcctgggcataCCTGAGTCCCCTGGTGCTGCGTAAGGAACTGGAGTCGCTGGTGGAAAATGAGGGCAGTGAGGTGCTGGCCTTGCCTGAGCTGCCTGCTGCCCATCCCATCATCTTCTGGAACCTTCTGTGGTATTTCCAGCGGCTGCGGCTGCCCAGTATTCTGCCATGCCTGGTGCTGGCCTCCTGTGATGGCCCCCCACCCTCGCAG GCCCCGCCTCCCTGGCTGATGCCTGACCCAGCGGCTGTGCAGGTGCGGCTGCTGTGGGACGTCCTGACCCCCGATCCCAGCAGCTGCCCCCCTCTCTACGTGCTCTGGAGGGTCCACA gcCAGATCCCGCAGCGGGTGGTATGGCCCGGCCCCATCCCTGCAGCCCTGGGCCTGGAGCTGCTGGAGGCTGTGTTGCGCCACGTGGGTCTCAACGAGGTGCATAAAGCTGTGGGGCTCCTGCTGGAGACTTTAGGACCGCCTCCCAGTGGTCTTCACTTGCAGAG GGGCATCTACCGTGAGATCTTATTCCTGACAATGGCTGCTCTGGGCAAGGACCACGTGGACATTG GGGCCTTCGACAAGAAGTACAAGTCCGCCTTTAACAAGCTGGCCAGCAGCATGGGCAAGGAGGAGCTGAGGCAGCGACGGGCACAGATGCCCACCCCAAAGGCCATTGATTGTCGCAAGTGTTTTGGAGCACCTCTGGAATGCTAG